A part of Andrena cerasifolii isolate SP2316 chromosome 10, iyAndCera1_principal, whole genome shotgun sequence genomic DNA contains:
- the Osi20 gene encoding DUF1676 domain-containing protein Osi20: protein MRTWAPIAAIILLASRSLASEDFLSKSLNECIAADSWASCLKHEVLGYLDEKLGTNTEARSLDTVDEAIVARTFKYLKSFDYGIDVPFVDASLKYRPSRSLADLDVEFKGNDVATSQARGILKKKLLLPFLLLLKLKMKALMPILVAIVGLKAMKALVLSKLAILLVVGFIAVQFFKKGGMMMPMGMSMEPASPAYGAPPLPSTTSSYDPANTWDGNGPYSRVWTPTNGVEAQNLAYSYYSPGSNSNSYSPSSSSASSSSSVNSASSTNY from the exons ATGCGGACGTGGGCGCCGATCGCAGCGATCATCCTGCTGGCCAGCAGGTCCCTGGCCAGCGAGGACTTCCTCTCCAAGTCCCTGAACGAGTGCATCGCGGCGGACTCGTGGGCGTCTTGCCTGAAGCACGAGGTCCTTGGATACCTGGACGAGAAGCTCGGCACCAACACGGAGGCTAGGTCCCTGGACACCGTGGACGAGGCTATCGTCGCGAGGACCTTCAAGTACCTCAAGAGTTTCGACTATGGAATCGACGTGCCCTTCGTGGACGCGAGCTTGAAGTACAGACCCAGCAGGAGTCTGGCTGATCTGGACGTGGAATTCAAGGGGAACGACGTCGCCACTAGCCAGGCACGAGGTATTCTGAAGAAGAAGCTGCTGCTGCCGTTCCTCCTGCTGCTCAAGCTGAAGATGAAAGCCCTGATGCCCATCCTCGTCGCTATCGTTGGACTCAAGGCGATGAAGGCTCTGGTGCTCTCCAAGCTCGCTATCCTCCTCGTCGTTGGCTTCATCGCTGTGCAGTTCTTTAAGAAGGGTGGAATGATGATGCCGATGG GAATGTCGATGGAACCTGCTTCACCGGCATACGGAGCTCCACCTTTGCCCTCGACCACGTCGAGCTACGATCCGGCCAACACGTGGGACGGAAACGGACCGTACTCCCGCGTCTGGACGCCGACCAACGGTGTGGAAGCTCAGAACCTCGCTTACTCTTACTACTCGCCAGGCAGCAACTCCAACTCGTACAGCCCGTCCTCGTCCTCcgcgtcttcctcgtcgtcagtCAACTCGGCCAGCTCCACCaactactaa
- the Osi19 gene encoding DUF1676 domain-containing protein Osi19, translated as MKFFVLCALVAMAAAQPAKNDLWKGSSMDQMVDQTKIECAQKNDEVSCMKFKVLNLLDQIFRKDSFKVSETVEVTRNSYPVEEVSARGEGSFLDNVQTYLNSHDVTFKLPLESSVKVSTRNIDDDQLTFDVKFGQGRAVEEARKSKLKKVVIPILVFVLLKAMTLIPLAIGVLGLKAWNALQLSFFSFIVSVGMAIFQLCKKIAADGHGAPLSAHGPWEYQAQYRSLQDDEQPSSQYAQNLAYSAHAQA; from the exons ATGAAGTTCTTCGTCCTCTGCGCTCTGGTAGCCATGGCGGCGGCCCAGCCGGCGAAAAACGACCTGTGGAAGGGCAGCAGCATGGACCAGATGGTGGACCAGACCAAGATAGAGTGCGCGCAGAAGAACGACGAGGTCTCCTGCATGAAATTCAAGGTCCTGAACCTCCTCGACCAGATCTTCCGCAAGGACAGCTTCAAG GTTTCGGAGACGGTGGAAGTGACTCGCAACTCGTACCCCGTCGAAGAGGTGTCTGCGCGCGGTGAGGGATCCTTCCTGGACAACGTTCAGACGTACCTGAATTCCCACGACGTCACCTTCAAGCTGCCCTTGGAGTCTTCCGTGAAGGTGAGCACCAGGAACATCGACGACGATCAGCTCACCTTCGACGTCAAGTTCGGCCAGGGTCGCGCCGTCGAGGAGGCTCGTAAATCCAAGCTGAAGAAGGTCGTCATCCCCATCCTGGTGTTCGTCCTGCTCAAGGCTATGACGCTCATCCCGTTGGCCATCGGTGTCCTAGGTCTGAAGGCCTGGAACGCCCTTCAGCTGTCCTTCTTCAGCTTCATCGTTTCCGTCGGGATGGCCATCTTCCAGCTGTGCAAGAAGATAGCCGCCGATGGCCACGGCGCGCCGCTCTCTGCTCATGGTCCGTGGGAGTACCAGGCCCAGTACAGGTCCTTGCAGGACGACGAACAGCCGTCGTCGCAGTACGCGCAGAACCTCGCGTATTCAGCGCACGCACAGGCGTAA
- the Osi18 gene encoding DUF1676 domain-containing protein Osi18: MKFLTIVAAVATLAALAASESTETTADALRSIYYRCIDNESMLSCVKPKVLAYLSNAVKQDRLAITDDLVVVRSRYMPEDSSEEYYPSQYDSVDPARRELLRSLMLEKLDAYLSSHQLEAKLPEAIVGSNIVPRSLVDTMPRSLTVPLSDSSNGQGRGFVKKVMIPFLLGLKFKATALVPLALALIALKTWKALTLGLLSMVLSGAMMIFKLTKPKVAYEVVHYGHPPVEHPPHWDTAPHGPYRAYRK; the protein is encoded by the exons ATGAAGTTTCTTACGATCGTTGCGGCCGTGGCCACTCTGGCTGCCCTCGCGGCCTCTGAAAGCACGGAGACCACGGCTGACGCCCTTCGAAGCATTTATTACAG ATGCATAGACAACGAGTCAATGCTGTCCTGCGTGAAACCGAAGGTGTTGGCTTACCTCAGCAACGCCGTCAAGCAAGATAGACTGGCGATCACCGATGATTTAGTTGTGGTGAGATCCAGATACATGCCAGAGGACAGCAGCGAGGAGTACTACCCCTCGCAGTACGACTCTGTGGACCCAGCCAGGAGGGAGCTGCTCAGGTCCTTGATGCTGGAGAAACTGGACGCGTACCTGTCGAGTCATCAGCTCGAGGCTAAACTACCAGAAGCCATCGTAGGATCCAACATCGTACCGAGATCCTTGGTGGACACCATGCCGAGGAGCTTGACTGTTCCTCTATCTGACTCCTCAAACGGTCAAG GCCGTGGATTCGTGAAGAAGGTCATGATACCGTTCCTGCTGGGCCTCAAGTTCAAGGCAACCGCCCTGGTACCGCTTGCCCTTGCCCTCATCGCCCTGAAGACCTGGAAGGCCCTCACCCTGGGTCTCCTGTCCATGGTTCTCAGCGGAGCGATGATGATCTTCAAGCTGACAAAGCCAAAGGTCGCCTACGAGGTCGTGCACTATGGACACCCACCCGTGGAACATCCCCCGCACTGGGACACCGCGCCTCATGGACCCTACAGAGCCTACAGGAAATAG
- the Osi17 gene encoding DUF1676 domain-containing protein Osi17, with translation MYPRIVLVLLCLAATHAGSSLLSFKNLRSYARILHLDRLLANRTGNELWDGLLRDCDRSVTFSCIQRNAYSYLDGAFVERDNITVFDGLTLTRNRLDYGTCRRKDDRDALDENLVDDSGTSDCGEEESEEVEEEEGRGVEQTPLEEVTNALRKKAVKFLATRDYEIQLPELFFEGAAVKISPREVDENGALLRVDFGQRAVESQGRIFKKLKKFIQNKLLTSLMALLLIIKLIKLKFMFVIPFLFGIGTAKKLFLKLLLFFIPAFAHVFKLCSSYYSAHSMKYHHHHHHQIAHHHHHVPVPVHVPTYYNPHHHHHDNDDLDTYDYAHPHIQYRKDIEELKEWGIEPYEDPDEAHNEHVGHNTVPVHPPGVLPAPFPPPAYPGGYGVPQYAPNIPQMPPSFQEKRPPITAHNLAYSAYVDNNRRVVVQQPNTALNTNVPLNPGNLVPSAVPVATNTKNSYAVFAQPNSRQISTKSAQVETNTPVVAQKQDDEYYGPIVGRLEDIFKQLRFFEEACRERLVCSMYKNPTVYSPHSNLVSNELSRDPQELKRGGVETSSSQKFHRYLSAARLGQDGGDCLRLYPCHINTE, from the exons ATGTATCCGAGGATAGTGCTGGTTCTCCTGTGTCTGGCCGCGACGCACGCGGGCTCCTCGTTGCTCAGCTTCAAGAACCTGAGGAGCTACGCGAGGATTCTTCACCTGGATCGTCTGTTGGCGAACAGGACTGGCAACGAGCTTTGGGACGGACTCCTCAGGGACTGCGACAGGTCTGTCACGTTCTCTTGTATACAGAGGAACGCTTACTCGTATTTGGACGGCGCTTTCGTGGAGCGGGATAACATCACGGTGTTCGACGGGCTGACGTTGACGAGGAACAGATTGGATTATGGAACGTGCCGCAGAAAGGACGATCGGGACGCGCTGGACGAGAACCTGGTGGACGACTCGGGCACGAGTGACTGCGGCGAGGAGGAAAGTgaggaggtggaggaagaggaagggCGAGGGGTGGAGCAGACACCTTTGGAGGAAGTGACGAACGCGCTGCGAAAGAAAGCGGTGAAGTTCCTCGCGACCAGGGATTACGAGATCCAACTACCGGAGCTCTTCTTCGAGGGCGCCGCTGTGAAGATTAGCCCCCGCGAGGTGGACGAAAATGGCGCCCTGCTGAGGGTCGATTTCGGCCAGCGTGCTGTTGAGAGTCAAGGGAGGATCTTCAAGAAACTTA AGAAGTTCATACAGAATAAATTGCTGACAAGTCTCATGGCGCTGCTGCTCATCATCAAGCTCATCAAGTTGAAGTTTATGTTCGTGATACCGTTCCTGTTTGGCATTGGCACCGCTAAGAAGCTGTTCCTCAAACTGCTGCTGTTCTTTATACCCGCGTTCGCTCACGTCTTCAAGCTTTGCTCCAGCTACTACTCGGCGCACTCCATGAAGtaccatcaccatcaccaccatcaG ATAGCACACCATCATCACCACGTCCCGGTTCCAGTGCACGTTCCCACCTACTACAACCCCCATCATCACCATCACGACAACGACGACCTGGACACCTACGACTACGCTCACCCTCACATCCAATACCGAAAGGACATCGAGGAGCTGAAGGAATGGGGCATCGAGCCGTACGAGGACCCCGACGAAGCCCACAACGAGCACGTAGGGCACAATACAGTTCCTGTGCACCCTCCAGGGGTGCTCCCAGCGCCTTTCCCACCGCCCGCCTACCCCGGAGGCTACGGGGTCCCTCAGTACGCACCGAACATTCCACAGATGCCACCGTCGTTCCAAGAGAAACGTCCACCCATAACCGCTCACAACTTGGCCTACTCGGCGTACGTCGACAACAATCGACGAGTGGTGGTTCAACAACCGAACACGGCTCTCAACACCAACGTCCCCTTGAACCCCGGCAACCTGGTGCCATCCGCAGTGCCAGTTGCGACGAACACGAAAAACTCCTACGCTGTCTTCGCGCAGCCGAACTCGCGGCAGATATCCACGAAAAGCGCGCAAGTGGAGACGAACACGCCTGTGGTGGCGCAAAAACAGGATGATGAATACTATGGGCCAATTGTTGGCAGGCTGGAGGACATCTTCAAGCAGCTGAGGTTCTTCGAGGAAGCCTGCAGGGAGAGGCTGGTCTGCAGCATGTACAAGAACCCAACCGTCTACTCGCCGCACAGCAACCTTGTTTCGAACGAGCTCTCCAG AGACCCGCAGGAGCTGAAGAGAGGCGGGGTGGAAACCTCGTCCAGCCAGAAGTTTCACAGATACCTCAGCGCCGCCAGATTGGGTCAAGACGGTGGAGACTGCCTGAGACTGTATCCGTGTCACATAAATACCGAGTAA